A single region of the Armatimonadota bacterium genome encodes:
- the nuoI2 gene encoding NADH-quinone oxidoreductase subunit I 2, protein MSRTHPSRDTEYNPLVYFIDGLVTLFNGMVVTWRNLWRPKITVRYPYERRPVPPRYRGLFYLKWNEEKQRLNCVGCTLCAQACPTDVISMVKLGKGANAGVSEFTMDLGRCLFCNLCVEACPFDAIYMGPVYELASERRDASLFRITDLAQGGEEAVRKNIETIERLMAEEEKAKPAHVAHAAGGQSE, encoded by the coding sequence ATGAGCCGTACACACCCAAGCAGGGACACGGAATACAACCCGCTGGTCTACTTTATCGATGGACTGGTGACGTTGTTTAACGGCATGGTGGTGACCTGGCGCAACCTGTGGCGTCCCAAAATCACGGTACGCTACCCCTACGAACGGCGTCCGGTGCCGCCTCGCTATCGGGGACTGTTCTACCTGAAGTGGAACGAGGAGAAGCAGAGGCTGAACTGTGTCGGCTGCACACTGTGCGCTCAGGCTTGCCCAACCGATGTGATTTCGATGGTGAAGCTGGGCAAGGGTGCGAACGCTGGGGTCAGCGAGTTCACGATGGACCTGGGGCGATGCCTGTTCTGCAACCTGTGCGTGGAGGCGTGTCCGTTCGACGCCATTTACATGGGACCCGTGTACGAGCTCGCCAGCGAAAGGCGGGATGCTTCTCTCTTCCGCATCACGGATCTGGCGCAGGGGGGCGAGGAAGCGGTGCGCAAGAACATCGAAACGATAGAGAGGCTGATGGCGGAAGAGGAGAAGGCAAAGCCAGCCCATGTGGCGCACGCTGCAGGAGGACAATCGGAATGA
- the nuoH gene encoding NADH-quinone oxidoreductase subunit H — protein sequence MEAITQFFRDYPLLWTFVKAVVLASFTLMIPLAVIYIERKVAGFIQSRLGPVHVGPQGTFQTAADALKLLLKEDIIPEGADKRFFYLAPYIAFISTVLSFMVLPFAPGWVALEMNVAVLFVIGVSLFNVVSILMAGWSSNNKYSLLGGLRAVAQLLSYEIPMVLSVLVVVFYTGSLSLTDIIEYQVKHGWNIWHPPIMIAALIYFICALAEINRTPFDLPEAESELVSGFNTEYSGMRFAFFFASEFANNFFVTAFAAALFFGGWDGPILPPIVWTFLKVFVMIFIFMWVRWTPPRLRIDQILRFAWQFLVPVSLVNLLLAIALGVK from the coding sequence ATGGAGGCAATCACACAGTTTTTTCGAGATTATCCGCTGCTGTGGACGTTTGTGAAGGCGGTGGTGCTGGCGAGTTTCACCCTGATGATCCCGCTGGCGGTGATTTACATCGAACGTAAGGTGGCAGGTTTCATCCAGAGCCGGCTGGGACCGGTGCATGTGGGTCCGCAGGGCACTTTTCAGACGGCGGCAGATGCGCTGAAGCTGCTCCTGAAAGAGGACATCATTCCCGAAGGGGCGGACAAGCGTTTCTTCTATCTCGCGCCGTATATCGCCTTCATCTCCACTGTGCTGTCGTTCATGGTGTTGCCCTTTGCGCCCGGCTGGGTGGCGCTGGAGATGAACGTGGCGGTGTTGTTCGTGATCGGTGTATCGCTGTTCAACGTGGTCAGTATTCTCATGGCAGGATGGTCCTCCAACAACAAGTATTCCCTGCTGGGCGGGCTGCGTGCGGTGGCTCAACTGCTTTCCTACGAGATCCCGATGGTGCTGTCGGTGCTGGTGGTGGTGTTCTACACGGGTTCGCTCAGTCTCACGGACATCATCGAGTATCAAGTGAAGCATGGGTGGAATATCTGGCATCCACCGATTATGATCGCCGCTCTCATCTATTTCATCTGCGCACTGGCGGAAATCAACCGCACCCCGTTCGACCTGCCGGAGGCAGAGTCAGAGCTGGTCAGTGGCTTCAACACCGAGTATTCGGGGATGCGCTTCGCCTTCTTCTTCGCATCGGAGTTTGCCAACAACTTCTTCGTAACGGCTTTCGCGGCGGCGTTATTCTTCGGTGGATGGGATGGACCCATCCTGCCGCCCATCGTGTGGACATTCCTGAAGGTGTTCGTGATGATCTTCATCTTTATGTGGGTGCGGTGGACACCTCCGCGCCTGCGCATCGACCAGATCCTGCGCTTTGCCTGGCAGTTTCTGGTGCCGGTGAGCCTGGTGAATCTGCTTTTGGCTATCGCTCTGGGGGTGAAATGA
- a CDS encoding hypothetical protein (possible pseudo, frameshifted): MFEQGDVWARYLVRMEELRQSLRIVEQVLRDMPDGPVQTKLPKIFKPPAGIAYSRVESPRGELSFMMVSDGSPNPVRVHIRAPSFVNLSVLPRLLEGAKVADLVAILGSIDVVLGEIDR; encoded by the coding sequence GTGTTCGAGCAGGGTGATGTGTGGGCGCGTTATCTGGTGCGTATGGAAGAGCTGCGCCAGAGCCTGCGTATCGTCGAGCAGGTGTTGCGTGACATGCCGGACGGTCCGGTGCAGACCAAGCTACCCAAGATATTCAAACCTCCGGCGGGCATTGCCTACTCGCGCGTGGAAAGCCCGCGGGGCGAGCTGAGTTTCATGATGGTCAGTGATGGTAGCCCGAATCCGGTGCGTGTGCACATTCGCGCGCCTTCGTTCGTGAATCTGAGCGTGCTGCCGCGCCTGCTGGAGGGAGCGAAGGTCGCCGACCTGGTGGCGATACTGGGCAGTATCGATGTGGTGTTAGGAGAGATAGACCGGTGA
- a CDS encoding hypothetical protein (possible pseudo, frameshifted): protein MPVSSPTPSTLSTVEILSQGMVINVGPQHPSTHGVLRLILTLDGEQIVACEPVIGYLHRGLEKMMERRPYRHNIPFTDRLDYLAALSNNLAICQCIERLGGVEVPERAQYIRVLLMELQRIASHLVFLGTFGTDLGATTMFLYAFREREMVLDLLEECTGARLTYNWVRVGGLPDDLPEGFGQKVLDFVKIFRQRLDEYDMLLTRNRIFRSRTQGIGVLPKEMALAYGCSGPVARASGIPYDIRKVAPYEVYDRVEFEGTGVRAG from the coding sequence ATGCCTGTATCGTCACCAACGCCATCCACCCTGAGTACGGTGGAAATCCTCTCTCAGGGAATGGTGATTAACGTTGGACCGCAACATCCCTCCACACACGGGGTGTTGAGGCTTATCCTCACGCTGGACGGTGAGCAGATTGTGGCGTGCGAGCCGGTCATCGGCTACCTGCATCGCGGGCTGGAGAAGATGATGGAACGTCGCCCATACCGCCACAACATCCCTTTCACCGACCGTCTGGACTACCTTGCTGCGCTGTCCAACAATCTGGCTATCTGTCAATGCATTGAGAGATTGGGCGGAGTGGAGGTTCCGGAGAGGGCACAATATATCCGCGTACTGCTGATGGAGCTGCAGCGCATCGCCAGCCATCTGGTGTTTCTGGGAACCTTTGGCACCGATTTGGGCGCAACCACCATGTTCCTGTACGCTTTCCGCGAGCGTGAGATGGTGCTGGACCTGCTGGAAGAGTGTACCGGGGCGAGACTCACCTACAACTGGGTACGTGTGGGGGGCTTGCCCGATGACCTGCCGGAAGGATTCGGACAGAAGGTGTTGGATTTCGTCAAGATATTCCGGCAGCGGCTCGACGAGTACGACATGCTGCTCACCCGCAACCGTATCTTCCGCTCGCGCACACAGGGCATCGGCGTGCTGCCGAAAGAGATGGCGCTGGCGTACGGATGCAGCGGTCCGGTAGCACGAGCATCCGGTATACCTTACGACATCCGCAAGGTCGCTCCATATGAAGTGTATGACCGCGTCGAGTTCGAGGGTACCGGTGTTCGAGCAGGGTGA
- the nuoB gene encoding NADH-quinone oxidoreductase subunit B codes for MGVKERLEKGLIKVPGGTILVAKMADLMAWARKSSMWSLTFGLSCCAIEMMATAASRYDLDRFGMFFRATPRQADVMIVAGWVSVKMAPFIKRLYEQMPEPKYVIAMGGCASAGGPYRDSITIVKGVDQFVPVDVYVYGCPPRPENLILGILKLQERIRREHLAEKNGLPKPVREPIIIPETGAAG; via the coding sequence ATGGGAGTAAAAGAACGGCTGGAGAAAGGATTAATTAAAGTTCCGGGCGGTACCATCCTCGTCGCGAAGATGGCAGACCTGATGGCTTGGGCACGCAAGTCCTCCATGTGGTCGCTGACCTTCGGCTTGTCCTGTTGTGCCATCGAGATGATGGCGACCGCCGCTTCCCGCTACGACCTGGACCGCTTCGGAATGTTCTTCCGCGCCACACCGCGCCAGGCGGATGTGATGATTGTGGCAGGCTGGGTGTCGGTGAAGATGGCGCCCTTCATCAAACGCCTCTACGAGCAGATGCCAGAGCCCAAGTATGTGATCGCGATGGGCGGCTGTGCCAGCGCAGGAGGACCCTATCGCGACTCCATCACCATCGTCAAGGGGGTAGACCAGTTCGTGCCGGTGGATGTGTATGTGTACGGTTGCCCGCCTCGCCCCGAAAACCTGATCCTGGGCATCCTGAAGCTGCAAGAGCGCATCCGCCGTGAGCATCTGGCAGAAAAAAACGGCTTGCCCAAGCCCGTGCGTGAGCCGATCATCATCCCCGAAACGGGAGCCGCAGGATGA
- the nuoA gene encoding NADH-quinone oxidoreductase subunit A: MSTLIVIGVFTFVAILVVGVTLAISHAIAPRMPTPVKGETYECGAEVFTDAWRQQNLHVYIFALLFVVFDVELALLAPVALVAKSLNAPWLVLTEVALFILILGAGLLYAWRRGALTWE, from the coding sequence GTGAGTACGCTCATCGTGATCGGAGTGTTTACGTTCGTTGCCATCCTGGTAGTGGGTGTCACGCTGGCGATCTCTCATGCCATCGCTCCCCGAATGCCCACGCCGGTGAAGGGCGAAACGTATGAATGCGGTGCGGAGGTATTCACGGACGCCTGGCGTCAGCAGAACCTGCACGTATACATCTTCGCCCTGCTGTTCGTGGTGTTCGATGTGGAGCTGGCGTTGCTGGCGCCGGTGGCGTTGGTGGCAAAAAGCCTGAACGCACCGTGGCTGGTGTTGACCGAAGTAGCACTGTTCATTCTCATTCTGGGAGCGGGTTTGCTGTACGCCTGGCGAAGGGGGGCACTGACATGGGAGTAA
- a CDS encoding L-proline 4-hydroxylase, with protein MIEDLSRYHHPIGNLFRLPSTREEWQQYRLSEEQIAFFHENGYLPGIRILTEEQVEQLREELHGLMDPSHPGHRLFYEYHSNESKDPNTVLFHALGAWRITPGFHDILWHPAFTVPASQLLGGAVRFWHDQLFCKPPRQGGVVAWHQDYSYWTRTQPEAHLTCWIGLDDATEENGALMYIPGSHRWNLLPITGLAGDMEAIMSVLTEEQKQQFEPVTVELKRGECSFHHSMVVHGSGVNRSERPRRATVINVFRDGVKSASNEPLLEGVPVIPAGEKMGGQFFPLLFDPHEVFAGSHP; from the coding sequence ATGATAGAAGACCTGTCCAGGTATCACCACCCAATCGGCAACCTGTTTCGCTTGCCCAGCACGCGCGAAGAGTGGCAGCAATACCGCCTCAGTGAGGAGCAGATTGCCTTTTTCCACGAGAACGGCTACCTGCCGGGCATTCGTATCCTCACCGAGGAGCAGGTGGAACAGCTGCGCGAAGAGTTGCACGGTCTGATGGACCCCTCTCATCCGGGGCATCGTCTGTTCTATGAGTACCACTCCAACGAGAGCAAAGACCCGAATACGGTGCTGTTCCACGCACTGGGGGCGTGGCGCATCACCCCCGGCTTCCACGACATCCTGTGGCATCCCGCTTTTACCGTGCCGGCATCGCAGTTGCTGGGTGGTGCGGTGCGCTTCTGGCATGACCAGCTGTTCTGCAAACCGCCCCGGCAGGGAGGCGTGGTCGCGTGGCATCAGGACTATTCCTACTGGACGCGCACCCAGCCCGAGGCACACCTCACCTGCTGGATTGGGCTGGACGATGCCACCGAAGAGAACGGCGCGTTGATGTACATTCCCGGCTCGCACCGCTGGAACCTGCTGCCCATCACTGGATTGGCGGGAGACATGGAAGCCATTATGAGCGTGTTGACCGAAGAGCAAAAGCAACAGTTCGAGCCCGTCACGGTAGAACTGAAGAGGGGGGAATGCTCTTTCCACCACTCGATGGTCGTGCACGGCTCGGGGGTGAACCGTTCCGAGCGTCCACGCCGCGCCACGGTGATCAACGTCTTCCGCGATGGGGTGAAATCCGCCTCGAACGAGCCACTGCTGGAAGGCGTGCCGGTGATTCCGGCTGGCGAAAAGATGGGTGGACAGTTTTTCCCGTTGCTGTTCGACCCGCACGAGGTGTTCGCCGGTTCGCACCCTTGA
- a CDS encoding pyridine nucleotide-disulfide oxidoreductase — protein sequence MSRRLLVLGGGSVGVHAAAEAAKRGAEVTLVSEGEIGGRTTWDSLVPSKVLLTAADTLLDACYAPHRGVKVAAEGADLADLMERIRQRTHQWGEMQQQALQRAGVQIIHGVASFVSPHTVKVQTEEGEQEVSFDIALIATGSVPIFPPSMKPDGKRILAPRFMSSLQTLPEHLLMVGGGVTGSEFAYLFRVLGAKVTVLTDMPRLLPRAEEEVSRALEHAFRQMGIEVWLSSPAESVAANDGGVQVRLADGRTLEGSHAFIAIGRRADLSRLNLEAAGIPSTPQGIPVNEYLQSPVAHIYAAGDAAGPPFTLNRGWAQAQVAARHALGVSTPPFRPELVVEAVYTQPQVAQVGMTETQTLQQGLSVRSLYADYASNLKAQLLGEAEGFVKLVVEEHTGRLLGGSAIGPHAADVLAPLATAMTLGGTVETLASLYPAHPTLVELLYEAARG from the coding sequence ATGTCCAGACGTCTGTTAGTGCTTGGTGGCGGTTCAGTGGGTGTGCACGCAGCGGCAGAGGCAGCGAAGCGAGGTGCGGAGGTGACCCTCGTCAGCGAGGGCGAGATTGGCGGGCGCACCACGTGGGATAGCCTCGTGCCCAGTAAGGTGCTGTTGACGGCGGCGGATACGCTGCTGGATGCTTGCTATGCCCCCCACCGTGGGGTGAAGGTCGCCGCAGAGGGCGCAGACCTCGCCGATCTCATGGAACGCATCCGCCAGCGCACACACCAGTGGGGTGAAATGCAGCAGCAGGCTCTGCAGCGGGCGGGAGTGCAGATCATACACGGCGTGGCATCGTTTGTCAGCCCCCATACGGTGAAGGTACAGACGGAAGAGGGTGAGCAGGAGGTCTCCTTCGATATCGCTCTCATCGCTACCGGCTCTGTGCCCATCTTCCCCCCCAGCATGAAGCCCGACGGCAAGCGCATCCTTGCGCCACGCTTCATGAGCAGCCTGCAGACTCTACCGGAGCATCTGCTGATGGTCGGCGGTGGCGTGACGGGCAGCGAGTTCGCTTACCTGTTTCGCGTGCTGGGGGCAAAGGTGACGGTACTCACGGATATGCCACGTTTGCTTCCTCGCGCTGAGGAGGAGGTCTCTCGGGCTCTGGAACATGCCTTCCGGCAGATGGGTATCGAGGTATGGCTCTCCTCGCCGGCGGAAAGCGTGGCAGCTAACGACGGCGGCGTACAGGTGCGCCTCGCGGATGGCAGAACGCTAGAGGGCAGCCATGCTTTCATCGCCATCGGCAGGCGGGCGGACCTGTCGCGGTTGAACCTCGAGGCGGCGGGTATACCGTCCACTCCGCAGGGAATACCCGTGAACGAATACCTGCAGTCGCCTGTGGCACACATCTACGCAGCAGGTGACGCGGCGGGACCGCCCTTCACTCTCAATCGTGGCTGGGCACAGGCGCAGGTGGCGGCACGTCATGCGCTGGGGGTGTCCACTCCGCCTTTCCGCCCCGAGCTGGTGGTTGAGGCGGTGTACACGCAACCGCAGGTGGCCCAGGTGGGGATGACTGAAACGCAGACACTTCAGCAAGGGCTAAGCGTCAGGTCGCTCTACGCCGATTACGCCAGCAACCTGAAAGCGCAGCTGCTGGGCGAAGCTGAGGGCTTCGTGAAGCTGGTGGTAGAGGAGCACACAGGTAGGCTGCTCGGTGGATCGGCGATCGGTCCGCACGCGGCGGATGTGCTCGCTCCGCTGGCAACGGCGATGACTTTGGGTGGGACGGTGGAGACACTGGCTTCCCTCTACCCTGCCCATCCGACGCTGGTAGAGCTGCTGTACGAGGCGGCGCGGGGGTAG
- a CDS encoding reactive intermediate/imine deaminase yields the protein MPKQVITTANAPAAIGPYSQAIRVGNMVFTSGQIPLHPQTGEIVGETAAEQARQVLYNLQAVLQAAGASLQDVVKTTIFLTDLGQFASVNAVYAEFFPNDPPARSTVQVAALPRGVQVEIEAVAVVG from the coding sequence ATGCCCAAACAGGTTATCACTACCGCCAATGCCCCGGCAGCAATCGGACCCTACTCGCAGGCGATCCGCGTGGGCAATATGGTCTTCACTTCGGGGCAGATACCGCTGCACCCGCAGACGGGCGAAATCGTGGGCGAGACCGCTGCCGAGCAGGCGCGACAGGTGCTGTACAACCTGCAGGCGGTGCTGCAGGCGGCGGGTGCCTCCCTGCAGGATGTGGTCAAAACCACCATCTTCCTGACCGACCTGGGGCAGTTCGCGTCGGTGAACGCCGTGTACGCCGAGTTCTTCCCGAACGACCCGCCCGCTCGCTCCACCGTGCAGGTAGCTGCTCTGCCGCGGGGGGTGCAGGTAGAGATAGAGGCGGTGGCGGTGGTCGGGTAG
- a CDS encoding LacI family transcriptional regulator, with amino-acid sequence MSLPSRRRTRATLDEVAKRAGVSRTTASLVLSGKASTHRISEETLRRVKEAAQELDYSPNLLVRSMQRGRTHILSFFNAFRLRTENDLYMDRLSTAIERAAGQLGYDVLVHCDFSRPPEETYRFLNGGRADGLLLFAPLPDDPLLPLLRRSRLPVVLINARDSEGILPSVRDDVESGMRQVAETLVALGHRRIAAVIEEGSHFRDAIPRVRLLQQYLRALGADLPEHRIASYWSEGQRVLEHLFHEPEPPTAIFCWRDWLAYRLLEDCDHLGIEVPARLSVIGYDGLHWPATTRHIAASVHVDLDALAEAAVHLLHQYITGEREDYTDIAIPVQLRYGTTLDPVAASS; translated from the coding sequence ATGTCCCTTCCGTCCCGAAGAAGAACACGGGCAACGCTCGATGAGGTGGCAAAGCGGGCAGGTGTCTCCCGTACCACCGCCTCGCTGGTGCTCAGCGGCAAAGCCAGCACGCACCGCATTTCGGAGGAAACGCTCCGGCGCGTGAAGGAGGCGGCACAGGAGCTGGATTACAGCCCCAACCTGCTGGTGCGCTCGATGCAGAGGGGACGTACACACATTCTCTCCTTCTTCAATGCGTTCCGCCTGCGCACCGAAAACGACCTCTACATGGACAGGCTGTCCACCGCCATCGAGCGTGCGGCGGGTCAGCTCGGCTACGATGTGCTGGTACACTGCGACTTCAGCCGACCGCCTGAGGAGACCTACCGCTTCCTGAACGGCGGACGCGCCGACGGTTTACTGTTGTTTGCCCCTCTGCCCGATGACCCTCTGTTGCCCCTGCTGCGACGCTCGCGTCTGCCGGTGGTGCTCATCAACGCCCGCGATAGCGAGGGTATCCTGCCCTCCGTGCGCGATGACGTGGAAAGCGGAATGAGACAGGTGGCCGAAACACTCGTCGCGCTGGGGCATCGGCGTATCGCTGCGGTGATCGAGGAGGGAAGCCACTTCCGCGATGCTATCCCGCGCGTTCGTCTGCTGCAGCAATATCTTCGCGCGCTCGGTGCAGACCTGCCGGAGCATCGCATCGCCAGCTACTGGAGCGAGGGACAAAGGGTTCTGGAGCACCTGTTCCACGAACCAGAACCTCCCACGGCGATATTCTGCTGGCGCGACTGGCTGGCATACCGCTTGCTGGAAGACTGCGACCATCTGGGCATAGAGGTTCCCGCGAGGCTCTCCGTGATTGGCTATGATGGTCTGCACTGGCCCGCCACCACGCGCCATATCGCCGCCTCGGTGCACGTGGACCTGGACGCGCTGGCGGAAGCCGCCGTGCACCTCTTGCATCAGTACATCACCGGAGAACGCGAAGACTACACCGACATTGCCATCCCGGTGCAACTTCGCTACGGAACCACGCTGGATCCCGTAGCGGCATCCAGCTGA
- a CDS encoding xylanase, whose product MQNTGESEAKQLDLLSPLRHSLKGRKGVHMLTVTVQLSTGRRYQRIEHFGASGAWSIDPIGKEWTEANKNALADLLFSREKGIGLSLWRFNIGAGGALTDQLWDPWRGAEVFKASEEAEYDWSKHAGQQWFLRAAKKRGVERFLACVYSPPVWMTKNGHAHCDKQSGSTNLKPGYERHFARFLTDVLEHFAKEGLPFHSISPVNEPNWEWEGGQEGCRYNNEDLKRVIHALYDEIRSRKLRTEIVVPEAGDLVSLLDDEFYRRWARMEDPRAAYTHGNRSKGWGMYGQYIRELLGDAEIRRKVGNRLCAHSYWTDSSLHLLRDLRRTVRENIDRYAPGAQYWQTEYCVMEHHRDLGMDTALRVARVIHYDLTAASASAWHWWLAVSPYDYKDGLIYTDYRHTGQQNILPSKTLWTLGNFSRFIRPGATRVHAEPSEVEEELLVSAYVQARSPRLICVVVHRGEKEALLRLESDRNVEEWTPFITSAEHDLARQPAVKASRELLIPPRSVVTLTAL is encoded by the coding sequence GTGCAGAACACGGGCGAGTCAGAAGCGAAGCAACTTGACCTCTTATCTCCACTGCGTCACTCCCTGAAAGGGAGAAAGGGTGTGCACATGCTTACGGTAACCGTTCAGCTCAGTACCGGTCGACGTTACCAGCGCATCGAGCATTTTGGGGCATCGGGCGCATGGAGCATAGACCCCATCGGTAAAGAGTGGACAGAAGCAAACAAGAACGCTCTGGCAGACCTGCTCTTTTCGCGGGAGAAGGGCATCGGTTTGTCCCTGTGGCGGTTCAACATCGGCGCAGGGGGTGCGCTTACCGACCAGCTCTGGGACCCCTGGCGGGGCGCAGAGGTGTTCAAAGCCTCCGAAGAGGCAGAGTATGACTGGAGCAAACACGCCGGGCAGCAATGGTTTCTCCGCGCGGCGAAGAAGCGCGGTGTGGAACGGTTCCTTGCCTGCGTGTACAGCCCGCCCGTGTGGATGACGAAGAACGGACATGCCCACTGCGATAAACAATCCGGCTCCACAAACCTGAAACCGGGGTACGAGAGGCATTTTGCGCGTTTCCTGACCGATGTTCTGGAACACTTCGCGAAGGAGGGGTTGCCTTTTCACTCTATCAGCCCGGTCAATGAGCCGAACTGGGAGTGGGAAGGTGGTCAGGAGGGTTGCCGATACAACAACGAGGACCTGAAGCGGGTGATTCACGCTCTGTACGACGAGATCCGTTCCCGCAAACTGCGTACCGAAATCGTGGTGCCCGAAGCGGGTGACCTGGTCTCCCTGCTGGATGACGAATTCTACCGCCGCTGGGCGCGCATGGAGGATCCGAGAGCCGCTTACACTCACGGCAACCGCTCGAAGGGTTGGGGGATGTATGGTCAGTACATCCGTGAGCTGCTGGGTGATGCCGAGATTCGGCGCAAGGTGGGCAATCGCCTCTGCGCACACTCTTACTGGACCGATTCCAGCCTGCATCTCTTGAGAGACCTCCGGCGAACCGTACGCGAGAACATAGACCGCTACGCTCCCGGCGCTCAGTACTGGCAGACCGAGTACTGTGTGATGGAGCATCATCGGGACCTGGGAATGGACACCGCTCTGCGGGTAGCCAGAGTGATACACTATGACCTGACCGCCGCCAGCGCTTCTGCCTGGCACTGGTGGCTGGCGGTTTCGCCTTATGATTACAAAGATGGGCTGATATACACCGACTATCGGCATACCGGGCAACAGAACATCCTGCCCTCCAAAACATTGTGGACGCTGGGCAACTTCAGCCGATTCATTCGCCCGGGCGCAACCCGGGTGCACGCCGAACCTTCGGAAGTGGAAGAGGAGCTGCTGGTTTCCGCTTACGTACAGGCTCGCAGCCCCCGCCTGATCTGCGTGGTAGTTCATCGTGGCGAAAAGGAAGCTCTGTTGCGACTGGAGTCGGACCGCAACGTGGAGGAGTGGACGCCGTTCATCACCTCTGCGGAACACGACCTTGCCCGGCAGCCTGCAGTGAAAGCGAGCAGGGAGTTGCTGATACCACCTCGCAGCGTGGTGACGCTGACCGCCCTGTAA
- a CDS encoding hydroxyacid dehydrogenase — MGASGASKVQALLTCSPGWKIHEQFLGRCEQDELARERVEWTVISPDAIRPEALAQAEVVVCGHFAREWLAHCRRLRWIQFLGAGIEGSLSPELLASDIILTNASGVHAIPIAEHVFGMMLMFARGLHRCVRQQMHAEWNRNGFREQVRELHGATLGVVGLGAIGTAVAERGKAFGMRVLATRRHPQRRAGAVDVLLPPSQLPDLLRESEYVVLCVPLTRETRHLIGEAELRQMRRDAILINISRGAVVDQPALIRALQEEWIAGAGLDVLDPEPLPTDSPLWRLPNVVISPHVSGVTPHYGTRAAEIFLRNLHAFLAGDFASMVNVVDKQEGY, encoded by the coding sequence ATGGGGGCATCCGGCGCATCAAAGGTACAGGCGCTTCTTACCTGCTCGCCCGGCTGGAAGATTCACGAGCAGTTTCTGGGACGATGCGAGCAAGACGAACTGGCACGCGAGCGGGTGGAGTGGACGGTCATCTCTCCGGATGCTATCCGTCCTGAGGCACTGGCGCAGGCGGAGGTGGTGGTGTGCGGGCACTTCGCGCGCGAGTGGCTTGCCCATTGCCGCCGCCTGCGCTGGATACAGTTTCTGGGTGCGGGTATCGAGGGTTCTCTGTCTCCCGAGCTGCTGGCAAGCGACATCATCCTGACCAACGCCAGTGGGGTGCACGCCATTCCCATCGCGGAGCATGTGTTCGGCATGATGCTGATGTTCGCGCGGGGGCTGCACCGTTGCGTGCGCCAGCAGATGCACGCCGAATGGAACCGCAACGGCTTCCGCGAGCAGGTGCGCGAGCTGCATGGCGCCACGTTAGGAGTGGTCGGGCTGGGCGCTATTGGCACGGCGGTGGCAGAACGCGGGAAAGCCTTCGGCATGCGCGTGCTGGCGACGCGTCGACATCCCCAGCGCCGTGCGGGAGCGGTGGACGTTCTGTTGCCCCCCTCGCAGTTGCCTGATTTGCTGCGTGAGAGCGAATACGTGGTGCTGTGCGTGCCGTTGACGCGCGAAACGCGGCATCTTATCGGCGAGGCGGAACTGCGCCAGATGCGTCGCGACGCTATTCTGATCAACATCTCGCGAGGAGCGGTAGTAGACCAACCTGCGTTGATACGCGCCCTGCAGGAGGAGTGGATCGCCGGAGCGGGGCTGGACGTGTTGGATCCCGAGCCTCTGCCCACAGATAGTCCTCTGTGGCGTCTGCCGAACGTGGTGATCAGTCCGCACGTATCGGGAGTGACGCCCCATTACGGCACGCGCGCAGCGGAGATATTCCTGCGCAACCTGCACGCCTTCCTCGCCGGCGACTTCGCCTCGATGGTGAACGTGGTGGATAAACAGGAGGGGTATTGA